From a region of the Cyclopterus lumpus isolate fCycLum1 chromosome 5, fCycLum1.pri, whole genome shotgun sequence genome:
- the slc6a11a gene encoding solute carrier family 6 member 11a isoform X9, translating to MEGPFLKGNSIEMPGPDRILVKKTQLLDRGQWGNKLEFLLAVAGTLVGLGNLWRFPYLCYKNGGGAFLVPYFLFLLSCGIPMFLLETAMGQFTSQGCITCWRHFCPLFEGIGYATQVVIAYAAVSYIVIQAWAFFYLFSSFSAEIPWASCRNTWNTESCVEFGKTNASSNWTANATTPATEFWERRVLGISKGIDEIGSLRWELALCLLLAWILCYFCVWKGVKSTGKVVYFTATFPYVMLVVLLARGLTLPGAMDGIAFYLYPDPKRLVDPQVWMDAGAQVLFSFGICQGSLTALGSYNQYNNDCYKDTFILCLVNGGSSFVAGFAIFSVLGFMSYEQGLPISEVAASGPGLAFIAYPRAVAMMPFPQLWSICFFVMVILLGADTQFVSLECLMTSVTDMFPTVFRRAYRRELLLLCLCSVFFFLGLLLVTEGGLYFLQLFDHYVCSGNNLFLLSVCQSIAIGWIYGADRLFDNIEDMVGYRPWSIMKYFWLYITPTVCLGTFIFSLVRYKPLKFNKTYVYPTWAYALGWSLGLFCVLLVPLWMIIKLTQMKGTIGQKLRQLCRPEIKTPSTGKQPEQCPLNPDNTLTPANNEYKASGGAEMEMQILWYSSVHTGDITGPVHQSGRNHVLAENLPLV from the exons GTGCATTTCTGGTTCCTTACTTCTTGTTTCTGCTCTCTTGTGGCATACCGATGTTCCTCCTGGAGACGGCCATGGGACAGTTCACATCTCAAGGATGTATTACCTGCTGGAGGCACTTCTGCCCCTTGTTTGAAG GTATTGGCTACGCTACCCAGGTCGTGATTGCGTATGCTGCCGTGTCATACATTGTCATCCAGGCGTGGGCCTTCTTTTACCTGTTCTCGTCCTTCAGCGCTGAGATCCCATGGGCCAGCTGCAGAAACACCTGGAACACAG aGTCTTGTGTTGAATTTGGTAAAACAAATGCGTCATCAAATTGGACAGCAAACGCAACAACGCCTGCAACAGAATTCTGGGA gagACGAGTGTTGGGCATATCTAAAGGGATTGATGAGATTGGTAGCCTGAGGTGGGAGTTGGCCTTGTGTCTCTTACTGGCGTGGATCCTTTGCTACTTCTGTGTTTGGAAAGGAGTGAAATCCACTGGAAAG GTGGTTTACTTTACTGCCACTTTCCCTTATGTGATGCTGGTAGTTCTGTTGGCTCGTGGACTCACTTTACCGGGAGCTATGGACGGCATAGCTTTCTATCTGTATCCCGACCCGAAAAGGTTGGTGGACCCTCAA GTTTGGATGGATGCAGGTGCACAAGTTCTTTTCTCGTTTGGGATTTGTCAGGGGAGTTTGACAGCTTTGGGCAGTTACAATCAATACAATAATGACTGCTACAA gGACACGTTTATTCTATGTTTGGTGAATGGCGGGTCAAGCTTTGTGGCAGGATTTGCCATCTTTTCAGTTTTGGGCTTCATGTCTTATGAACAAGGACTGCCAATATCTGAAGTGGCGGCTTCTG GACCTGGCTTGGCATTTATTGCCTATCCACGAGCAGTAGCCATGATGCCTTTTCCTCAGTTATGGTCTATATGTTTCTTCGTCATGGTCATCTTGTTGGGTGCAGATACACag TTTGTGAGTCTGGAGTGTCTGATGACTTCCGTGACGGACATGTTCCCCACCGTGTTTCGAAGAGCTTATCGCCgagagttgctgctgctgtgcctctgctctgttttcttcttcctcggTCTCCTTCTCGTCACAGAG GGAGGCTTATATTTCCTTCAACTTTTTGACCATTACGTTTGTAGTGGCAACAatcttttccttctttcagTGTGTCAGTCGATAGCAATCGGATGGATATATG GTGCAGATCGTCTCTTTGACAATATTGAAGACATGGTAGGTTACCGTCCATGGTCCATAATGAAGTACTTCTGGCTTTACATTACACCCACTGTTTGTCTG GGTACCTTCATCTTTTCATTGGTGCGATACAAGCCTCTCAAGTTCAACAAAACCTACGTCTATCCGACCTGGGCTTACGCTTTGGGCTGGTCCCTTGGACTGTTCTGTGTTCTCTTGGTTCCTCTGTGGATGATCATTAAACTTACGCAGATGAAAGGGACTATAGGGCAG aagCTCAGGCAGCTTTGTCGCCCTGAAATCAAGACTCCCAGCACAGGGAAGCAACCTGAGCAATGCCCTTTGAACCCAGACAACACTCTTACTCCAGCTAACAATGAATACAAAGCAAGTGGTGGAGCTGAGATGGAGATGCAAAT TCTGTGGTATTCCTCTGTTCATACTGGAGATATCACTGGGCCAGTACACCAGTCAGGGAGGAATCATGTGCTGGCGGAAAATCTGCCCCTTGTTTGA